In one candidate division Zixibacteria bacterium HGW-Zixibacteria-1 genomic region, the following are encoded:
- the pyrF gene encoding orotidine-5'-phosphate decarboxylase: MNPVNDIKAVQEKNRSMLCVGLDLDQKRLPSDYATSIKGWYDFAVAIIEATKDIVCAYKPNLAFFEERGPEGLSLLEKIIQKIPDDLIVIADGKRGDIGNTAAHYANAMFERLNADWVTINPYMGYDSIRPFLDHKGKGAFILCLTSNPGSRDFQLMHVVNKPIYMYVAEKVAYWNKENNLGLVVGATHPEQLADIRRVAGDMPILIPGVGAQGGDLEKAVTYGTDNFKHPAILNISRSVLYASSGSDFADAARAEVEKLNGVINGLRKKNDEANI; this comes from the coding sequence ATGAATCCAGTTAATGACATAAAGGCGGTTCAGGAAAAGAACCGCTCGATGCTGTGTGTTGGTCTCGATTTGGATCAGAAAAGGCTTCCGTCCGATTATGCGACATCGATTAAAGGATGGTATGATTTTGCGGTGGCGATAATCGAGGCCACCAAGGATATAGTCTGCGCCTATAAACCAAACCTGGCCTTTTTCGAGGAGCGCGGTCCCGAAGGGTTATCGCTTCTTGAAAAAATCATACAAAAAATTCCGGACGATCTTATTGTTATTGCCGACGGCAAACGAGGCGATATCGGCAATACCGCCGCGCATTATGCCAACGCCATGTTCGAACGCCTTAATGCGGACTGGGTGACCATCAATCCATATATGGGCTATGATTCAATCCGGCCGTTCCTGGATCATAAAGGCAAAGGGGCGTTTATTCTTTGCCTGACCTCAAATCCGGGCAGTCGGGATTTTCAATTGATGCATGTGGTAAATAAGCCTATTTACATGTATGTGGCCGAAAAGGTAGCTTACTGGAACAAGGAAAATAACCTTGGCCTGGTTGTCGGGGCAACGCATCCGGAGCAATTGGCCGATATCCGCCGAGTGGCCGGTGACATGCCGATTCTGATTCCCGGAGTCGGAGCGCAGGGCGGTGACCTGGAAAAGGCGGTTACTTACGGCACCGACAATTTTAAGCATCCGGCCATTCTAAATATTTCACGCTCGGTACTGTATGCTTCATCGGGAAGCGATTTTGCCGACGCCGCCAGGGCCGAGGTCGAAAAGTTGAATGGTGTAATTAACGGCCTTCGCAAGAAGAACGACGAGGCTAATATCTGA
- a CDS encoding dihydroorotate dehydrogenase, whose product MRPDLSVEIAGVKFSNPILTASGTCGYGEELADVFDLSLLGGIVTKSITVKPREGHPPPRTAETEAGMLNAIGLANVGVDRFIEEKLVFLEKFKTVVVVNVAGAKLEEYVEISRRLADCPRADMVELNFSCPNVESGMEIAKDPARAEQAVAAVKKVFPRPVIAKLSPNVSDIKVIALACEAGGADALSVINTLVGMAVDIETYRPRLTNNTGGLSGPAIKPVALAMVYQVYNAVKIPIIGIGGIMNWTDVIEFFLCGASAVQVGTGLFVEPDAPIKIVKGLQKYLLHNKLSNIRELTGKLRKY is encoded by the coding sequence ATGAGACCGGATCTATCAGTCGAAATTGCCGGAGTAAAATTCAGCAACCCTATTTTGACCGCTTCCGGGACCTGCGGTTATGGGGAGGAACTGGCTGATGTTTTTGATCTTTCCCTGCTGGGGGGAATTGTCACCAAGTCGATTACGGTCAAACCGCGTGAGGGACATCCGCCGCCCCGGACGGCCGAAACCGAAGCTGGAATGCTTAATGCCATCGGGCTGGCCAATGTCGGGGTGGATCGGTTTATTGAAGAAAAGCTGGTTTTTCTTGAGAAATTTAAGACCGTTGTCGTGGTCAATGTCGCCGGGGCAAAGCTGGAGGAATATGTCGAAATATCGCGACGGCTGGCCGACTGTCCCCGGGCCGATATGGTGGAATTGAATTTTTCATGCCCGAACGTTGAGTCGGGAATGGAGATTGCCAAGGATCCGGCGCGAGCCGAGCAGGCGGTTGCCGCGGTGAAGAAGGTCTTTCCGAGGCCGGTTATCGCCAAGCTGTCGCCCAATGTCTCTGACATCAAAGTCATTGCCCTGGCCTGTGAAGCAGGGGGGGCCGATGCCCTGTCGGTTATAAACACGCTGGTGGGCATGGCGGTCGATATTGAGACATACCGTCCAAGGCTGACCAACAATACGGGCGGGCTGTCGGGGCCGGCCATTAAGCCGGTGGCCCTGGCCATGGTTTATCAGGTTTACAACGCGGTCAAAATACCGATAATCGGAATCGGCGGAATAATGAACTGGACCGACGTTATTGAATTCTTTCTGTGCGGGGCCAGCGCTGTTCAGGTCGGAACCGGTTTGTTTGTGGAGCCGGATGCACCGATTAAAATCGTTAAAGGATTGCAAAAATATCTTTTACATAATAAATTAAGCAATATCAGGGAATTGACAGGTAAGCTGAGGAAATATTGA
- a CDS encoding radical SAM protein: MTRKTASEIIKVGETLFESLSECEICPHECRVNRFQGERGKCNSGTELKVASYNLHGGEEPPLSGGGGSGTIFLANCSLFCKYCQNYPISQMGTGSFVSIDECRDMMLELQKRGADNINFVTPDHMLPMILLALGRAREAGLTLPIVYNCSGYQKLGILKLLEGIIDIYLADMRYNDDRLAKKYSGCDNYVAVNRAAVREMYRQVGNLEMDDRGLAVKGILIRHLVLPNNISGSQEIFKFLAEEISEDVYVSLMSQYFPAYKAIDDEKINRRLTVKEFDKAVDTFYDAGLGNGFIQHLSYESTY; encoded by the coding sequence ATGACAAGAAAAACGGCGTCGGAAATTATCAAAGTCGGCGAAACTCTTTTTGAATCATTGAGTGAATGCGAGATCTGTCCCCACGAATGCCGGGTCAACCGTTTTCAGGGAGAGCGGGGCAAGTGCAACAGTGGCACCGAATTAAAGGTGGCCAGCTATAATCTTCATGGGGGCGAGGAGCCGCCCTTGTCGGGTGGTGGAGGATCAGGAACGATATTTTTGGCTAATTGTTCTCTTTTCTGCAAATACTGCCAGAATTATCCTATCTCTCAGATGGGCACCGGCTCATTCGTATCGATTGATGAGTGCCGCGATATGATGCTTGAATTGCAGAAACGGGGCGCCGACAATATCAATTTTGTTACGCCGGATCATATGCTTCCCATGATATTGCTGGCGCTTGGCCGGGCGCGAGAAGCCGGTTTAACCCTGCCGATCGTTTATAACTGCTCGGGCTATCAAAAATTGGGAATTCTCAAGCTCCTTGAGGGTATAATAGACATATATCTGGCGGATATGCGATACAATGATGACCGACTGGCAAAAAAATATTCAGGCTGCGACAATTATGTCGCCGTCAATCGGGCGGCGGTCAGGGAAATGTATCGCCAGGTTGGCAATCTTGAGATGGATGACAGGGGTTTGGCGGTAAAAGGAATTTTGATCCGGCATTTGGTTCTTCCGAACAATATTTCGGGTTCTCAGGAAATATTTAAATTTCTTGCTGAAGAAATCTCCGAAGATGTGTATGTTTCATTAATGAGCCAGTATTTTCCGGCATATAAGGCGATCGATGATGAGAAAATAAATCGTCGTTTGACCGTCAAAGAGTTTGACAAAGCGGTCGATACGTTTTATGATGCCGGTCTGGGAAATGGTTTTATACAGCATTTGTCTTATGAATCGACTTATTAA
- a CDS encoding NAD-dependent protein deacylase: MIALPSELLKALRSAKRVAVLTGAGISAESGVPTFRGKEGLWKKFRAEELATVEAFMDNPQLVWEWYMYRRELINQVKPNPGHYALVELENHFEDFTLITQNVDNLHQVAGSRNILELHGNIAQNKCLDCGRPFKGEIEITEAAVPRCECGGYLRPGVVWFGELLPAQAINNAIDASERAELFFSIGTSALVYPAASMPLTAKRNGAYLVEVNLEPTPLSDIADCALHGKSGEILPRIVERMKE, from the coding sequence ATGATTGCATTGCCGTCAGAATTGTTAAAGGCGTTAAGATCGGCCAAAAGGGTTGCGGTCTTGACCGGGGCCGGGATATCGGCCGAATCGGGTGTGCCCACTTTCCGCGGCAAAGAGGGTTTGTGGAAGAAATTCCGGGCCGAGGAACTCGCGACGGTTGAGGCATTTATGGATAATCCGCAACTGGTTTGGGAATGGTATATGTATCGTCGGGAATTAATTAACCAGGTGAAACCGAATCCGGGGCATTATGCACTCGTCGAACTTGAAAATCATTTTGAGGATTTCACGCTGATAACTCAGAATGTCGACAACCTTCATCAGGTGGCCGGTTCAAGAAATATTTTGGAATTGCACGGCAACATTGCTCAGAATAAATGTCTGGATTGCGGACGACCCTTCAAAGGGGAGATCGAAATTACGGAAGCGGCTGTTCCCAGGTGCGAGTGTGGTGGATATTTAAGGCCGGGCGTGGTCTGGTTTGGCGAGCTTTTGCCGGCTCAAGCCATAAATAATGCCATTGATGCTTCCGAGAGGGCCGAGCTCTTTTTTTCCATCGGAACCTCGGCGCTGGTTTATCCGGCCGCTTCGATGCCGTTGACGGCGAAACGCAACGGGGCCTATCTGGTGGAGGTCAACCTGGAACCGACGCCTTTGAGTGATATCGCTGACTGTGCCCTTCATGGCAAATCAGGAGAGATACTTCCCCGGATTGTCGAGAGAATGAAAGAATGA